From Rutidosis leptorrhynchoides isolate AG116_Rl617_1_P2 chromosome 3, CSIRO_AGI_Rlap_v1, whole genome shotgun sequence, a single genomic window includes:
- the LOC139897259 gene encoding serine/threonine-protein phosphatase PP2A-2 catalytic subunit-like produces MSVDLASDTHGNLDEHISQLMQCKPLIEPEVKTLCEKAKEILMAESNVQPVKSPVTICGDIHGQFHDLAELFRIGGKCPDTNYLFMGDYVDRGYYSVETVTLLVALKVRYPQRITILRGNHESRQITQVYGFYDECLRKYGTANVWKTFTDLFDYFPLTALVESEIFCLHGGLSPSIENLDSIRNFDRVQEVPHEGPMCDLLWSDPDDRCGWGISPRGAGYTFGQDISEQFNHTNGLKLIARAHQLVMEGFNWGHEQKVVTIFSAPNYCYRCGNMASILEVDDCKGHTFIQFDPAPRRGEPDVTRRTPDYFL; encoded by the exons ATGAGTGTGGATCTAGCTTCAGACACCCATGGAAACCTAGACGAACATATTTCACAGCTCATGCAGTGCAAACCCTTGATTGAGCCCGAG GTTAAGACATTATGTGAGAAGGCAAAAGAGATACTAATGGCTGAAAGCAATGTGCAG CCAGTAAAAAGCCCTGTGACAATCTGTGGTGACATTCATGGGCAATTTCATGACCTTGCTGAACTTTTTCGCATAGGCGGGAAG TGTCCGGATACAAATTACTTGTTTATGGGGGATTACGTGGATCGGGGATATTACTCTGTTGAAACTGTCACG CTGTTGGTGGCTCTGAAAGTGCGATATCCTCAGCGAATTACAATTCTTCGAGGAAATCATGAAAGTCGACAG ATCACTCAAGTCTATGGTTTTTACGATGAATGCCTTCGGAA GTACGGCACTGCTAATGTTTGGAAGACTTTTACTGATCTCTTTGATTATTTTCCGTTGACTGCATTG GTTGAATCAGAAATATTTTGTCTTCATGGTGGGTTGTCACCTTCAATTGAAAATCTCGATAGTATAAGAAATTTTGATCGTGTACAAGAAGTTCCACACGAAGGCCCAATGTGTGATCTTTTATGGTCTGACCCAGATGACCGTTGTGGGTGGGGCATTTCACCCCGTGGAGCTGGATACACCTTTGGTCAA GATATTTCTGAGCAATTCAACCATACCAATGGCTTAAAGCTTATTGCTAGAGCTCATCAGCTGGTCATGGAGGGTTTTAACTGGGGACAT gAGCAAAAGGTTGTCACCATCTTTAGCGCACCGAACTATTGCTATAGATGTGGGAACATGGCATCTATCTTGGAAGTTGATGATTGCAAAGGCCACACATTTATCCAG TTTGATCCTGCTCCAAGGAGAGGAGAACCTGATGTAACCAGACGAACGCCTGATTATTTCCTTTGA